The Rubidibacter lacunae KORDI 51-2 genome window below encodes:
- a CDS encoding non-ribosomal peptide synthetase produces the protein MGVTGELYIGGVQVARGYLNRSDLTAARFVPDPFSTDPDARLYRTGDLGRWRADGTLEYLGRRDFQVKLRGHRIEPGEIEACLRAHAGVDDAVVVARGSESDGGTALAAYVVADMDGADNGGVGLDAQVLRDHVVRHLPSWMVPSAYVLMEAFPLTASGKLDRQALPTPDGEAYVRQTYEAPVGAVEETLARIWSQLLGVEKVSRHDNFFDLGGHSLLAVQTISRLRETLGKEVTVKDLFANPVLRAFAAGLEAAGRSTMPPIAPVDRSARLPLSFAQQRLWFLSELDERAGEAYVISGGARLQGQLDRPALEQALDRIVARHEVLRTRFVSVDGVPEQRIYPADAGFALELTDLREAGDPEAELVRLAGLDSRTGFDLEAGPLIRGRLVQLGEDDHALLVSMHHIVSDGWSLGIFLKELGALYGAFARGESDPLPPLEVQYADYASWQRTWLSGEVLHDQADYWRETLADAPALLELPGDRARPPQQDYRGAARTVVLDEALTRSLKALSERHGVTLHMTLLAAWALLLSRLSGSEDVVVGTPVANRRHRSVEDSIGFFVNTIALRVDLSGSPSVGELLLRVKAGSLAAQDRQDIPFEQVVDLVCSERSLSHAPLFQTMLIWQNAPAASPGLAGLSVTDLEGGEDTSAKFDLTLSLRENSGGIEGSLVYARSLFEGATIGRYLDYWQRLLKGMAVETRPCHDLELMAADERRLVVEEWNASAVAYPEGICLHELFEAQVAKDPSAVALVFEGEELSYGALNERANRLAHHLRILGVGPDGLVGICVERGFEMVVGLLAVLKAGGAYVPLDPAYPVERLRFMLEDSGLQVLLHDGSVAADLIVKLCHACPGTQGVDLAGTEGWREQPATNLERGALTPRNLAYAIYTSGSTGQPKGVMVEHGNIVNQVLWYQEAFAQNGDDVTLQKTPLGFDISVWEIFVPLMCGARLVLARPEGHKDPAYLADIIRETGVTILQFVPSMLEAFLAHRLSADACKSIRHVICAGEALSASLLQGAGRRFPSAGLHNLFGPTETAVVVTSWTCPAGFEGGGVPIGRPVANTQVYILDGRGCPVPVGVTGELYIGGVQVARGYLNRPDLTAARFIANPFSTDPDARLYRTGDLGRWRADGTIEYLGRRDFQLKIRGHRIELGEIEACLSAHAGVGAAVVVARGSGSEGDTSLAAYVVADKDSADRGSVGVNAQALRDHAARHLPLWMVPSAYVLMDAFPLTASGKLDRRALPNPDGAAYVRRIYEAPEGGVEETLARIWSQLLEVERVGRHDNFFDLGGHSLLAVQMIARLPEALGKEVPLAKLFARPTVIAFADVLNSQHCLLDRGITAFRAEGTKPPLFLFQEGSGEVIYGFELTRHIDADIPVYGLTNHGDLSTPLCTIEAIAAHFLDSIKMVQPQGPYYIAGWSFGGLLAYEVATQMIGNDDQVAFLGLFDINCPQSLEPASSEEDYLRRIIKDKHVLLHLAAIAARRGIPIALNDIESPLHQDEVRQYISRMYAYEQAMHQYHIQPIPIPMHLFAAIEGTLVSRSGGWDTVISKEHIHFVSVPGNHWTMMDPPNISCLGASVSKSLKDLDQRVYRQGRSYDPLVTIQTGQMGQIPVFCIPGAGGNVAGFAPLANALDESCPIYGLQPRGLDGQRVPHASVRAASRCYLEAIRTVCPDGPVHLLGHSFGGWIAFQIALELLELRCPAESLTLIDSEAPKQHGDRVSEYTRTEIVTKLIGIYEQAGECSLGIEPAELAQLDAERQIGRLHESLLQHGLMPARSKSQDLQGVVRSFGTALRTKYQPARPYPGRTGLILMSNPKLPESSNAKLFANSVEAWRLWAPELLSWHGPGNHMTALKHPHVRHLSKWIMSNFQGQVGASE, from the coding sequence GTGGGTGTGACAGGGGAGCTTTACATTGGCGGCGTTCAGGTTGCGCGTGGCTATCTGAACCGCTCCGACCTGACAGCAGCAAGGTTTGTCCCCGACCCGTTCAGCACCGATCCCGATGCGCGGCTTTACCGGACGGGGGATCTGGGGCGCTGGCGGGCAGACGGGACGCTCGAGTATCTAGGACGCCGGGACTTCCAGGTGAAGCTCCGGGGGCACCGAATCGAGCCTGGCGAGATCGAGGCGTGCCTGCGCGCCCATGCGGGTGTGGACGATGCGGTTGTGGTCGCTCGCGGTTCGGAGAGTGACGGCGGTACGGCCCTTGCGGCCTATGTGGTTGCGGACATGGATGGTGCTGACAACGGCGGTGTTGGGCTGGATGCGCAGGTGCTCCGGGACCATGTCGTGCGGCATCTGCCGTCGTGGATGGTTCCTTCGGCCTACGTGCTCATGGAGGCGTTTCCGCTGACGGCGAGCGGCAAGCTGGACCGGCAGGCACTTCCGACCCCGGATGGAGAGGCTTATGTCCGGCAGACTTACGAGGCACCTGTAGGGGCGGTGGAGGAGACGCTGGCGCGGATCTGGTCGCAGCTACTGGGGGTTGAAAAGGTCAGTCGCCACGACAACTTCTTCGACCTCGGCGGTCATTCGCTTTTGGCCGTCCAGACGATCTCAAGACTGCGCGAGACGCTCGGGAAAGAGGTTACCGTAAAGGATCTTTTTGCCAATCCCGTGTTGAGGGCGTTTGCCGCCGGACTCGAAGCGGCGGGGCGGTCCACCATGCCGCCGATCGCCCCCGTGGACCGTAGCGCCCGGTTGCCTTTGTCGTTCGCGCAGCAGCGTTTGTGGTTCCTGTCCGAATTAGACGAACGAGCGGGCGAGGCTTATGTGATTTCAGGGGGTGCGCGGCTGCAGGGGCAGTTGGACCGTCCGGCGCTCGAACAGGCCCTGGACCGGATCGTTGCCCGTCACGAGGTGCTGCGCACGCGGTTTGTTTCGGTGGACGGGGTCCCAGAACAGCGGATCTATCCGGCCGATGCGGGCTTTGCGCTTGAGCTGACGGACCTGCGGGAGGCCGGCGACCCCGAGGCGGAGCTTGTCCGTCTTGCCGGGCTGGATAGTCGAACCGGGTTCGATCTTGAGGCTGGCCCTCTTATCCGGGGGCGTCTGGTTCAGCTCGGCGAAGACGATCATGCACTTTTGGTCAGCATGCATCACATTGTCTCCGATGGCTGGTCCTTGGGTATTTTCCTCAAGGAGCTGGGGGCGTTGTACGGGGCGTTTGCCCGTGGCGAGTCCGATCCGCTTCCGCCCCTTGAGGTGCAGTACGCCGATTATGCCAGCTGGCAGCGGACATGGCTGTCCGGCGAGGTGTTGCACGACCAGGCGGACTACTGGCGCGAGACCCTGGCCGACGCGCCGGCGCTGCTCGAGCTGCCTGGCGATCGCGCGCGGCCGCCACAGCAGGACTATCGTGGGGCGGCGCGGACTGTCGTTCTGGATGAAGCGCTGACCCGCAGTCTGAAGGCGCTGAGCGAGCGCCACGGTGTGACCCTGCACATGACGCTCCTGGCCGCCTGGGCCTTGCTGCTGTCACGGCTGAGCGGGAGCGAGGATGTGGTGGTGGGCACGCCGGTGGCGAACCGGCGCCACAGGAGTGTTGAAGACTCGATCGGGTTCTTTGTCAATACGATCGCGCTGCGGGTGGATTTGTCCGGCTCGCCCAGTGTTGGCGAGCTGCTGTTGCGGGTGAAGGCCGGGAGCCTGGCGGCGCAGGATCGTCAAGATATTCCGTTCGAGCAGGTGGTCGATCTGGTCTGTTCGGAGCGCAGCCTGTCGCATGCACCTTTGTTCCAGACCATGTTGATCTGGCAGAACGCACCCGCAGCCTCACCTGGGCTTGCCGGATTGTCGGTAACGGACCTTGAGGGGGGTGAGGACACCAGTGCCAAGTTCGATCTTACCCTGTCGCTGAGGGAGAACAGCGGGGGGATCGAGGGCAGCCTGGTTTACGCCCGATCGTTGTTCGAGGGAGCGACGATCGGGCGCTACCTAGATTACTGGCAGCGGCTTTTGAAGGGAATGGCGGTGGAAACCCGTCCCTGTCACGATCTCGAACTGATGGCTGCGGACGAGCGCCGTCTTGTTGTTGAAGAGTGGAACGCAAGCGCAGTGGCTTATCCGGAAGGAATCTGCCTGCACGAGCTGTTCGAGGCGCAGGTTGCAAAGGACCCGTCAGCCGTGGCGCTGGTCTTTGAAGGCGAGGAGCTGAGCTATGGCGCTCTGAATGAGCGGGCCAACCGTCTTGCGCATCATCTGCGGATTCTGGGGGTGGGTCCAGACGGTCTTGTTGGTATTTGCGTAGAACGTGGCTTTGAGATGGTGGTGGGGCTTCTGGCTGTGCTGAAGGCGGGCGGAGCCTATGTGCCTTTGGACCCTGCTTATCCTGTGGAGCGGCTGCGCTTCATGCTGGAAGACAGCGGCCTGCAGGTGCTGTTGCATGACGGCAGCGTGGCGGCTGACCTAATTGTGAAGCTTTGCCATGCCTGTCCCGGGACCCAGGGAGTCGATCTGGCAGGTACGGAAGGCTGGCGCGAGCAGCCGGCGACGAACCTGGAGCGCGGGGCTCTCACACCCCGGAACCTGGCCTATGCGATCTATACCTCCGGGTCCACGGGACAGCCGAAAGGCGTCATGGTCGAACACGGCAACATCGTGAACCAGGTGCTCTGGTATCAAGAGGCCTTCGCCCAGAACGGGGACGATGTGACGCTGCAGAAGACCCCGCTTGGCTTCGACATCTCCGTGTGGGAGATTTTCGTGCCGCTGATGTGCGGGGCTCGGCTGGTGCTCGCCCGTCCGGAGGGTCACAAGGACCCAGCCTATCTGGCGGACATTATCCGCGAGACTGGGGTTACCATACTCCAATTTGTCCCGTCGATGCTGGAGGCGTTTCTGGCGCATCGTCTGAGTGCCGATGCCTGCAAGAGCATCAGGCATGTAATATGTGCCGGTGAGGCATTGTCCGCTTCGCTGCTACAGGGGGCGGGGCGGCGGTTCCCGTCAGCAGGTCTTCATAATCTGTTTGGCCCGACCGAGACGGCGGTGGTTGTCACATCCTGGACCTGTCCGGCCGGGTTCGAGGGCGGGGGCGTTCCCATCGGGCGTCCTGTTGCCAACACTCAGGTTTACATTCTCGACGGTCGGGGATGTCCCGTTCCTGTGGGTGTGACGGGTGAGCTTTACATTGGCGGCGTTCAAGTTGCGCGCGGCTACCTGAATCGCCCTGACCTGACAGCGGCTCGGTTTATTGCCAACCCGTTCAGCACCGATCCCGATGCCCGGCTTTACCGGACGGGCGATCTGGGGCGCTGGCGGGCAGATGGGACGATCGAGTATCTGGGCCGCCGGGACTTCCAGTTGAAGATCCGGGGCCACCGGATCGAGCTAGGCGAGATCGAGGCGTGCCTGAGCGCCCATGCGGGTGTGGGAGCTGCGGTTGTGGTTGCGCGCGGTTCGGGGAGCGAGGGTGACACGTCCCTTGCGGCCTATGTAGTTGCGGACAAGGATAGTGCTGACAGGGGAAGTGTTGGGGTGAATGCGCAGGCGCTCCGGGACCATGCAGCACGGCATCTGCCGTTGTGGATGGTCCCTTCGGCCTATGTGTTGATGGACGCGTTTCCGCTGACGGCGAGCGGTAAGCTGGACCGACGGGCGCTTCCGAACCCGGACGGAGCGGCCTATGTCCGGCGAATCTATGAAGCCCCTGAAGGGGGAGTGGAGGAAACGCTGGCACGGATCTGGTCGCAGCTGCTCGAGGTCGAACGAGTCGGCCGCCACGACAACTTCTTCGACCTGGGCGGTCACTCGCTCCTGGCCGTGCAGATGATTGCACGATTGCCCGAGGCGCTCGGGAAAGAGGTTCCACTAGCGAAGCTTTTTGCTCGACCAACCGTCATTGCCTTTGCGGACGTTCTTAATAGTCAGCACTGCCTGCTAGATCGGGGAATAACAGCGTTTCGCGCGGAAGGAACCAAACCTCCTCTATTCCTTTTCCAGGAGGGCAGTGGTGAAGTCATCTATGGCTTCGAACTTACCCGTCATATCGATGCAGATATACCTGTCTACGGACTGACTAATCACGGTGATTTGAGCACGCCTCTTTGCACGATCGAGGCCATAGCCGCCCATTTTCTGGACTCGATCAAAATGGTGCAGCCGCAAGGACCTTACTACATCGCAGGATGGTCGTTCGGCGGTTTGCTTGCTTACGAAGTCGCTACCCAGATGATCGGCAATGATGACCAGGTCGCATTCCTCGGCCTCTTCGATATCAATTGCCCGCAGTCGTTAGAACCTGCCAGTTCGGAAGAGGATTATCTGCGGCGAATTATCAAAGACAAACACGTTCTCCTGCATCTTGCGGCAATTGCCGCAAGGCGCGGCATACCGATAGCACTGAATGATATAGAGAGCCCTTTACACCAAGATGAGGTTCGACAATACATCTCCCGCATGTATGCATATGAACAAGCCATGCACCAATATCATATTCAACCAATCCCAATCCCCATGCACCTTTTTGCAGCTATCGAAGGTACCCTGGTTAGCCGTTCGGGTGGTTGGGATACTGTCATCTCAAAAGAGCATATTCACTTCGTTTCGGTCCCTGGAAATCACTGGACGATGATGGACCCTCCTAATATTTCCTGCCTTGGGGCATCTGTTTCCAAGTCTCTGAAGGATTTGGATCAGCGGGTTTACAGACAGGGGCGGAGTTACGATCCGCTGGTGACCATTCAAACTGGCCAGATGGGGCAAATTCCGGTCTTCTGCATCCCCGGGGCAGGCGGCAATGTTGCTGGCTTTGCGCCGCTTGCAAATGCCCTTGATGAGTCCTGTCCCATCTATGGTCTGCAACCACGCGGACTGGACGGCCAGCGTGTGCCACACGCGAGCGTTCGGGCCGCTTCCAGATGCTACCTTGAGGCAATTCGAACGGTCTGCCCTGACGGACCTGTCCATCTACTCGGTCATTCCTTTGGAGGCTGGATTGCTTTCCAGATTGCCCTGGAGCTGCTGGAACTCCGCTGCCCAGCTGAGTCGCTCACCTTGATCGACAGCGAAGCACCGAAGCAACACGGGGATCGAGTAAGCGAGTACACACGCACCGAAATCGTGACGAAATTGATTGGGATCTACGAACAAGCTGGAGAATGTTCGCTTGGGATAGAGCCCGCTGAATTGGCGCAGCTCGATGCAGAGCGGCAAATCGGCCGCTTGCATGAGAGTCTTCTTCAGCACGGTTTGATGCCGGCACGTTCCAAGTCACAAGACCTGCAAGGAGTCGTTCGCTCCTTTGGAACCGCGCTCAGGACGAAATATCAACCGGCAAGGCCGTACCCAGGACGGACCGGTTTGATATTAATGAGCAATCCCAAGCTTCCTGAATCGTCCAATGCCAAATTATTTGCGAACAGCGTTGAGGCATGGCGCTTGTGGGCCCCAGAGCTTTTGTCCTGGCATGGTCCGGGCAACCACATGACAGCGCTCAAGCATCCGCATGTTCGGCACTTGTCCAAGTGGATAATGAGCAACTTTCAAGGCCAAGTGGGTGCATCGGAATAA
- a CDS encoding IS630 family transposase, with product MDYEWVRYWYQDESRFRLHTETGRVLIAPGVKPVGEVQWSFQALWLYGAVEPMTGESCFWEFSHLDSRCFEKYLEQFAAAYPRDLHVMQVDGAGAHRAGALQVPENVILLFQPAYSPQVNPIERCWEWLKS from the coding sequence GTGGACTACGAGTGGGTGCGTTACTGGTACCAGGACGAGAGCCGCTTTAGATTGCACACCGAGACCGGGCGGGTACTGATCGCTCCTGGGGTGAAGCCGGTGGGGGAGGTGCAGTGGAGCTTCCAGGCGCTCTGGTTGTACGGAGCGGTGGAGCCGATGACGGGGGAAAGCTGCTTCTGGGAGTTCAGCCATCTCGACAGTCGGTGTTTCGAGAAGTACCTGGAGCAGTTTGCAGCGGCGTATCCGCGGGACCTGCACGTGATGCAGGTCGATGGAGCGGGAGCGCACCGAGCGGGAGCACTGCAAGTGCCGGAGAACGTAATATTGCTGTTTCAGCCGGCTTACAGTCCCCAGGTGAATCCAATCGAGCGGTGCTGGGAATGGTTAAAGAGTTGA
- a CDS encoding winged helix-turn-helix domain-containing protein, whose amino-acid sequence MRACFPSNPGCQPPRTYSRHRLALAQGLPWWRLERSHRAQARSGRPPAISGDALAQLQQELHNERSFSSYVEVQTWLEAVWDLKLSYSTVHDTVRYRLGAKLKAPRPVDVKQDADAVDEFQKNCPSVLPGN is encoded by the coding sequence GTGAGGGCATGCTTCCCAAGCAACCCAGGTTGCCAGCCTCCTCGGACGTACTCGCGTCACCGTCTCGCGCTGGCTCAGGGACTACCGTGGTGGCGGCTTGAGCGCTCTCACCGAGCCCAAGCGCGCTCCGGTCGCCCGCCAGCGATCTCTGGCGATGCCCTCGCCCAATTGCAGCAAGAGCTCCATAACGAGCGCAGCTTCTCCAGTTATGTGGAAGTCCAGACCTGGCTCGAAGCCGTCTGGGACCTGAAGCTGTCCTATTCCACCGTCCATGACACCGTGCGCTACCGCCTCGGGGCGAAGCTGAAGGCGCCGCGTCCCGTCGACGTCAAGCAAGACGCCGATGCCGTGGATGAGTTTCAAAAAAACTGCCCGAGCGTATTGCCCGGAAACTGA